Proteins from one Gorilla gorilla gorilla isolate KB3781 chromosome 11, NHGRI_mGorGor1-v2.1_pri, whole genome shotgun sequence genomic window:
- the LOC109025874 gene encoding 10 kDa heat shock protein, mitochondrial-like gives MAGQVFRKFPQLFDRVFVERIGTTTVTKGGIMLPEKSQGKVLQAKGVAVGSGSKGKDGEIQPVSMRVGDKFLLLEYGGTRVVLDDKDYFLFRDGDILTGW, from the exons ATGGCAGGACAAGTGTTTAGAAAGTTTCCTCAACTCTTTGACAGAGTATTTGTTGAAAGGATTGGCACCACAACTGTAACCAAAGGAGGCATTATGCTTCCAGAAAAATCTCAAGGAAAAGTATTGCAAGCAAAAGGAGTAGCTGTTGGATCAGGTTCTAAAGGAAAGGATGGAGAGATTCAACCAGTTAGCATGAGAGTTGGAGATAAATTTCTTCTCCTAGAATATGGAGGCACCAGAGTAGTTCTAGATGACAAGGATTATTTCTTATTTAGAGATGGTGACATTCtgactgg GTGGTGA